In one Nicotiana tomentosiformis chromosome 6, ASM39032v3, whole genome shotgun sequence genomic region, the following are encoded:
- the LOC138894733 gene encoding uncharacterized protein has translation MVVSAVLVREDKGKQSLIYYVSKSLLDAKTRYLHLQKLALALIMASRNLWPYFQCHPISVVTAYPLRNILHKKELSGRLAKCAIELSEYVIVYQPRTVIKSQVLADFVADFNVGIVPEAEKELQVFTGSNPGIWTLFTDGSSNVKGTGLGIVLMPPSGEIIRQAIKCYHITNNESEYESVIAGLELARELGIEWIIIKSDSLMIVNQMEENAEADALANLAFVAEYRILPEDKKRSQSLRQKADSYCLVRGNLYRKMFGGPLARCLGPS, from the exons atggtggtaagtGCAGTACTGGTACGAGAAgataaaggtaaacaatctctaatttattatgttagcaaatCTTTGTTGGATGCTAAAACTCGATACCTTCACTTACAAAAACTTGCTTTAGCATTAATTATGGCATCTAGAAACTTGTggccttattttcaatgccatcctatCTCTGTAGTAACTGCCTATCCCCTAAGAAATATACTGCATAAGAAAGAGCTATCAGGTAGGTTAGCTAAATGTGCTATTGAACTTAGTGAATACGTTATTGTGTATCAACCTAGAACTGTGATAAAATCTCAAGTTTTAGCAGATTTTGTGGCAGATTTCAACGTAGGAATAGTTCCTGAAGCAGAAAAGGAATTACAGGTATTTACCGGATCTAATCCGGGTATTTGGACCCTATTTACTGACGGCTCCTCGAATGTTAAAGGAACAGGCTTAGGTATTGTTCTAATGCCACCTTCGGGAGAAATCATAAGGCAAGCAATAAAATGCTATCACATTACTAACAATGAATCAGAGTACGAATCTGTAATTGCAGGACTGGAATTGGCACGAGAACTTGGGATAGAGTGGATTATAATCAAAAGTGATTCGCTGATGATAGTTAACCAGAT GgaggaaaatgcagaagcagatgcactGGCTAATCTCGCATTTGTTGCCGAA TACAGAATTCTACCTGAAGATAAGAAAAGGTCTCAGTCACTTCGACAAAAAGCTGACAGTTACTGTTTGGTTCGAGGAAACCTTTATCGAAAGATGTTCGGAGGACCTTTAGCAAGATGTCTCGGACCTTCTTAA
- the LOC138894734 gene encoding WEB family protein At5g16730, chloroplastic-like yields MEVEEIEHSQNGKFKLMLECLLEGGNKEQNALEELLENSLQNNLALERLNSQMEEMLEDLEVQKASEVNDSQKFSLEVEVENPSLALDQNQEELSNAQNERMVLMLEVILENEEKQSLALEDLKQALSQNDDNIRTLKNQMKILVEAHYAHQLESVERDQEESDIEEESELYFEESSIELLPTDSNSANDAKKNMELGSTGVSKNMVKVDSSSG; encoded by the coding sequence atggaagtggaagaaattgagcatagTCAAAATGGAAAGTTTAAGCTCatgttagaatgcctacttgaaggaggaaacaaagaacaaaatgccttggaggagcttttggagaatagtctccaaaataacttggcgcttgaaaggttgaactcacaaatggaAGAAATGCTTGAAGATTTAGAAgtccaaaaagcctcggaagtgaatgatagccaaaaattttccttagaggttgaagtcgaaaatccttccttggcacttgatcaaaaccaagaagaactctcaaatgctcaaaatgaaagGATGGTGCTCATGTTGGAggtcattcttgaaaatgaggagaagcaaagcttggcactcgaggacttaaaaCAAGCACTAAGTCAAAATGATGATAATATCCGCACCTtgaaaaatcaaatgaaaatattggttgaggctcactatgctcaccaacttgagagtgtggaaagagatcaagaagagtccgacatcgaggaagaaagtgagctttattttgaggaatcaagtaTTGAACTTCTGCCAACCGACTCCAATAGTGCTaatgatgccaagaaaaatatggaattagggTCAACCGGTGTAAGTAAAAATATGGTTAAAGTCGACTCTAGTTCGGGGTAA